Within the Pseudocalidococcus azoricus BACA0444 genome, the region CTTGGCGGTCTGTGGTAATTTGAACGACTTGGGGATTGGTGTAATCAATGGCCTGGACGATTTGCTGGCTTTCAATCCCCAGAGGGGTTGGTTGTGCAGCTAGGACTTGGATGATTTGCCCATAGCCCTGGGGAAAAAGAACGTCACCTCCTGGCAAAATTTCGCTTTCATCCCAATAGCGGGCCGATAAGTCCCCAATATCACTGGCTACCTCATGTTCAATGGTGGTATTGATGACATAATTCAGACGGCGTTGTTGAGTTGAGTTTAATGTCTGTCCCCCTAGCACTCGGTTGATGGCCTGCTGTAGAGATTGGTTGATGGGGAGGTCTTGCTGATCAACGGTGGCAAGGATGCCCTGGAGTGTTTGATCTAACTCAGTTGTGACTTGATCAGGTAAAGGGCGGCCATCGAGATCAAAAACCGTGATGTTGTCGTAGTCGGTGGGGTGGGTGAGGATACCCGCTGCCTGGGTAATAGCGGTTAAGGGATTCCCCTCTGTTCCATGGATCCAGGAAGCACCTAAATCTAGGGGCAGGCCTCCTAAGCTGCGATCTGTCCAAACCCGCCCGCCAATTCGCTCGCGTCCCTCTAGGACTAAAACCTGCTGAGCCTGATCCTGAAGCATCCGAGCCGCAGTCAGGCCCGCCACCCCGGCCCCAATGACAATTACATCCCAGATTTGATCCAGATTGGTTGCTCCACGCAAGGGTTTGGCCTGATCCCAACAACTGGCTAAGGTTAACCCTAGACCCCCACCACCGAGCAGTGTTAAGAACCGCTGTCGTCTCACTCCAATTCTCGCCGTCCTTCTAGAGCTTTTGCTAAGGTCATCTCATCGGCATATTCTAAATCCCCACCCACAGGTAAACCAAAGGCAATCCGGGTCACTTTGACAAAGGGCTTGAGGAGTTGGCCCAAGTAGAGGGTTGTAGTTTCCCCTTCAATACTGGGGTTAATGGCTAAAATCACTTCTATGACCCGTTCTTGGCTGGCCCGTTGGATCAAGGGATGAATTTGTAGTTGTTCGGGGCCAATGCCATCCATTGGCGAAATCAATCCCCCCAGAACATGATATTTGCCCCGATATTCACGGGTTTTTTCAATGGCAATCACATCGCGGGAATCAGCAACCACACAAATGACGCTATCCTCACGGGTTGGAGTTCGGCAAATGTCGCAAACTGGCTCGGCCGATAGATGAAAGCAAACCCCGCATACCCCCACCTGTTGTTTCGCATCCAGCAGAGCTTGAGCTAGGGCCTGGATTTCACTTTCGGGACGTTTCAGTAAATGTAAGGCTAGCCGCTGAGCAGACTTGGGGCCAATGCCAGGGAGTCGTTGCAGTTGTTCAATTAAGCGAGCCAACGGACGCGTATAAACCGTACTCATAAACTTTACTAATCCTCAACTGCCCTTCAACCCGACTCCCAGGCCCCCTCTATTCTCCCTTAATTGCTTCCAAGTCCTGACAGGAATCTCTATTTAGGGGGGGATGCTGCCGCCTCAATTTGGGCCGGAGTGAGGGATTGAGTCAGGGTGGCCTTCATTTGGGGTTGACTGAGTTTGGCCAGATAGGCGGGAGAAAGGTAGGCCTGGAAGTTCGGCTGACCATTAATGTAGGCTTGCATAAAGGCCACAGTCACGGCCTGGAGTTGATTACGGGCAATCCCCGGATCCGTACCAACAACAAAGGGGGGTAGGGCATTGGGGCTGTTCTCTGGGGGTAAGTCACCCATTGTGGACAGGTGTGTCCCACCATTGAGGAGAACTAAGTATTTTTGGGCTGAACTGAGTTGGGAAAAAGGTTGAAATTGCTCAACTAAGGGGGGGGCAATAAAATCTTCACTCCCCGCTAGAACCAGCATCGGAATTTGAATGGCTTGAAAGCCTATTGAGCCATAAATTGTTCCCCCGATGGGGTTAATCGCCATCGCTGCTTGAATCCGACTATCGCGAAAATTGGGTAGGGGGCTAGGTAGTCTAGTGACTTTGCAATCAAGAATCACAGAAGGCTTAATGATTGTCTCTGGATTTTGGCAAGCAGCGGTGAGGGTTGCACCATCCTGGGTTGCCCCAGCTAAGGCCCAAGTATCGTACCCGCCAAAGGAATGTCCCAGCAAACCAACCCTTTGGGTGTTGAATTTTACCGTCGGTAGTTGAGCCAGATAGTCTAGGGTGATGGAAATGGATTGGGGCCGATTGATGAATTCTTGAGGGAGAATTTCTTCGGGAATTTTACCAGCCAGAAACTCCGTTTGCCGGGTGGCATCACTGCCTGGATGATCAACAATGGCCACCCCAAATCCATAGGAAGCCAAATGTTCAGCCAAATAGGCAAACGTATTTAAGTCTTCCCCCAGGCCTGGTGAAATGACAACTAAGGGAATTGTCCCAGAAATATTAGGAACATACAGGGTAACGGGAAATTGAAAGTTAGCTGTTTTGTGATTCAGGGTTAGGGATTGAACTTGCCAGGTATTCGGGCCAGGTGCGGTCAGATCCCCAAGGGTACTGGGAAGATTAGGGGATTTAGCGAGGGCAGTTTGACTCTGTTGATTAACAATATTAATGACTGCTTTAGTGGTACTAATTTCACTGAAAATGGCATTGACCAGGGGAATGGCCTGGGCAGCATCAATTTTGATGTTGGTGTCAGGAAACTCTTTGATTACACCTAGGACGGTTAGTCCCTCCGGTGATTGGGCAGACTGGATCAAGGCAGTTTTTAGATCCGTCGCTCCTGATTGGCCGTCACTGGTTTGAATAAACTGCCCCAAAACATTTAAGACTCGTTGACCGGCTGGGGTGTTAAACAATTGGGAAACACCTTCGGCCGGAAATGTAATTTTTTGCTGTAATGCCGAACGCAATGCTGCCAAATCACCTGCACTCAGAAATGTCCCCAAAGGAGCTAAGTTGGCTGGCAGTTCTCCCGTTTGACTAAAACCAGTCAAGTCTTGGGTTGTGGCTGTGATTGTAATCCCGGCTAACGAGACTGTTAGGGAATCCGCTCCCCAGGCCGGGCTGCTAGCAACTGCTCCCAGTAATACCCCTAAACCAAGGCTCCAACTCCAAAGTTTTCCTAGTTTCCGAGAGTGATGTTTAAAGGTTGTAGGGATAACGTTAGGGAATTGGGGAGATAACCACCGCATAGGATTGCCTTAGAAAGACTTTCGCTACCATACTCTGTTTACTTGAGATGAATCAAGGATAATCATCGGCGGTGCAGGGCAAACGCATACCCAAAGAGATAAAGATGGGAATGCACAGATTAAGACTTTCTTATGACTGCCCTCATCAGACCTAGCTCTAACGTAACTATCTACTTTCAAGCACTAGGGGACTCGAGAGCAGCAAACCTGTTGGAGCATAAGCTATTGGACATGATTGGGTTAGCCCTCTGTGCAGTTATTTGTGGTGCAAATAGCTGGGTAGAGATAGAGGCGGATGAGAAAACAGTGCGTCACGCCGACAACTGGGGCGGGAAAAAAGGAGCAATACTGACCAGTCAGAAAAATCAGATGGTGCGTGCGTTGGCGAAGCCTGCCGTGGGCGTTGGGAGCACCAAGGGAGATGTCCCACCAGATTATTGAGGGTAATGGAGATTATATAGCGTTACCCATTTAGGGTGAGATGGGGACAAGTCAGAAAATGCTTTATGAGCAGTCTTTTTGACATTTCTACTCTCTCAGAACAGTCTGCGTAACGCTATACCAAGGTTTGGCATTACCTATTGAAACTTTAATATAGGCGAGTCAGGTAATAGTCTATGGACAATACTTTGCAGATTTTTATCCCCTGAGAATGGTTCATCTAATTTGATCCTGCGAATCTGTCTAGAGTGTTCTAAATGAACAGTTAGCTGGGAGTGAAAGTGGCATTTTAGTAGAGAGTAGGCGCGTTTTTAGCTCTAGTTCTTTTTGCGGCCCCCTTGACCCATGACTAAAACCATCCTCATGACCCAGGCCATTCCCAAACAGGGCGAACTTTGGCATGGTGCGTTGACCTCCCAGGGAATCACCGTAATTTGGGAGTCTAATAGTGCGGATTTGGTGCAAGTGTTAGCGCAAATGCAGGCAGTGGGCCTCAAGTTACCCGATCTGCTCCTGATTGATATGGGGATGGAGGTGACTAATCCCTATCGGTTCTGCCAGGCCTGTCAGCAGGATTATCCGGGCTTAAAAATTGTCATTACCGTTGGGGAAGAGCGCGCCATTAGTCCCGCCGAAAAGCGTTGGGCCATTCATCAAGGGGCATTGGATTTACTGCCTGGCCTGCAACAAAACTCCTTGATTACTAGTGTTGTCACCCATCTCAGCCGCGTTATGGAACTTTTAGGAGAACCACTCCAGCAAGAGAGTCTCATGGCTGCCCTCAGTAAAATGAGTGCGTTGCAACAGGCTGTTTCATCTCCCCCCCAACTGCCCGCTTTGCCGCCGTTACCGAAGGTTTCCCCTGCCCCACCGGAAACTCCTAGTAAATATCGGGGCACAGAAGTCCGGGAAGCATCCCCTGAGTCACCTCCAGTCAGTGATAATTCAACGCGACGGCGTTATCGAGGTTCCAGTTACTGAGACAGCCTGAGGACAACTCTGCTTTTAGACAGGATAGAGACGGATCGTTAAAAGATGGCTTAATTGTTGCCCTAAGCGATAGGCCTGATGATCGTAAAGTTTGAGTTCGATAGTGCCAGGGAGTGATTGGATAAAATCCCGGGCCTGGTTGAGATGGCAGCCGGAGATATTGGTGAGGATATTCCCTGCATCTAAAGCTACTTCCGAGGAAAGGGGAGCATCGGCCCAAAGTCGCCATAATCGGGGGGGAATTAACTTACCCTGCTCAATCCGTTGCAGCCCTTGAATCGAAGCCAAAACTACGAGGCGATCCCCAGTCCCGAGAATCATGTCATCCGTAGGAAAAAATTTTTGCTTGCGCTCATCACCGATAGTTTTCCCTTGCTTTTCATAAAAAATGGGTACGACTCCATAGCCATAGGCCACTTCTGCCAGGCCCAGGCCCAGGAGAGTATCACCCATCGTCACTTGGTAGTCCGTAACCAAAATTGTCCGATCCTGGAGGCGAAACAAACCCAAAACATTTTCCCCCAAGGCGGCGGCGGCAAAGGCTTCAGCAGCTAAGGCGTAGGCACAGAGAGAGCGGGCCCCTGGAAGTAAGTCCCCTAGGTTTTCGCTCAGGAGTTGATCAAACGTGCGAATCACCAGGCCGAGATCCCCTTGGGCTTGATCCCGAGCAATTAAGGCGGCCTCTAAATTCAACATTTGATCTTCATTGGTTAAGATGATGCTTTTGGCGGTGGCCAGGTTTGCGGCTTCCATAGTCTGGATCACATCACCACTGAGATAGGGAATGGTCAGGGGAGGTATATTTTCTCCCGAGTCACTAATAATTACTAAGGGCTGCCGAATCGTTAAGAGAATATCCGCTACCTGTTGTCCTAAACGACCAAAACCGACCAAAATCACATGACCGGCCTGGGGCAGGGGGGGACGGCGTTTGAGAAAACTAAAGCGCGATTGCAAAAGTTGTTCCGTAACTAAGCCCAAAACCCCCAAAATAAACAGCAGAGCCATCAGGGTTACCAAAAGACAAAAGGCCATCACCCAAAAGGGAATATCCTCCGGTTCCAGACCGCCAAAAACATCGCCAAAACCACCCAGTAAAAGAATAAACCCTGAGAAAAATGCCTTTTGCCAGGTCATGTGCGGAACATTAAACCGAAGGAGGAGGGTCGAAATACCCCACAACACTGACCCCAGGCCCAGGCCCCGTACAATTAGCCATCGTCGTTCTTCTCCCCGTAACCAGGCCCAACTCGCTTTAAGTTTTTGCTCCCAAGACCAGGGATTCAATAATTGGCGGAGAAATTTCCGTCTAGCCCCAGTTGTTGATCTGGCCCCCTGCACTCCTACTCCCCCTGAGACCAATTCTGCCCAAACTAACCGATCTCCCAGTCCGAGAATATGATCCGGTCGCCACTGATGAAAAATGCGTGACTCTGAAGCGGGAAAAAAACAGGCATAGCGACTGGGAGTTTGGGGATTATTAACGGGTTCAAAAATACTAAACAGACGTTGTTGGCGGCGAGACCATTGGTGGGCATTGATCCCTGCAAAGCGGCTATCGGTAGCAGTAATTCGCTGTTCGACTACCCGTAATTGCTGATCATTAATAGTAAATAGGCCCAAGGTGCCTTCTCCCAGGCCTGCCAAGGCAAAACTTGGGGCGGGTAACTCCGTTGGATTGAGGGCAACAAAACGGCCTAACTTTTCTTGGAGAAGGTGATTCAAATTCTGTCGGGCCGAGCGTACAACTAAATGAACGTTGGGATTTAAGCGTCTGGCCGCAATGGCTGCGGCTACATTGGTTGCCTCATCACTGGTGACTAGTAAAATTGCCCGACAATCCCCAATTCCCGCCTGCTCCAACACTGAGGCCTGGCGACAATCTCCAATCATTAAATTCGCCCCCAAGGTATCGGCAATCCCCTGCACCTCCCAGGCCCCTGGTTGAGATACTTCAATCGCCGTTAATTGGACTGGAAAGGCTGGCGTAGCAAATTGCTGTAAACAGTCGTAGCAGTACTGACCCAAACTGCCCAGGCCACAGATAATAAAATGATTGGCCAGGCGCATCTCTGAAGGAATTTCCGTATCCCCACCCGGATCTAAGGGCCGATGTAACCGCTGGAGAGCCAAAGGTGGATGCCTAACTTGCCAACGGGGAAAGGCTTCGTCAGGGCCAGCCGCAAACAGGGTCACAGGGGGAGGAGGCCAAGAACCCGATCGAGAGCGCAGGGAAATCCAATAGTCCCCTAGCTGTTGATTCAGGGCTTCCGGTTCTGGAAAATTCTGGGCCGTAATCCAGCCATATAAACCATGGTGAGTAAGTTCCCAGGCCACGGTTGCGTCCGGCCAGATTTCCCTTAACCATTGACCAAAGGCAGGAATAAAATGCTCGCGGGACTGAACCATCCTCAAAGCCCTCGGAATATTCCCACGTTATACACCCAAACATGGGCCAGACCGACGGTTATCAAAGTCAGGGGCAGGCCGAAACGTAAATGCTCTCGAAAACTTAAGTGATGGCCTTTACTCCGGGCCGCCTCCACCACAATTAAATTAGCCACCGAACCAAATAAGCTCAAATTTCCAGCCAAGGTGGCACTAGTCGCGAGAAGTAACCAGGCCTGGGTGTCATCTGGGGCAATCAAGGGCGCAAGCAACAGCACCGCTGGGATGTTAGAAATCAGGTTGGATAAAACTACCGTTAGTCCCGCCAGGCCCCAAGGATTGGCCACAACTGGAGTCAGGGATTCTAAGAGGTTGAGATGGCGCGTGGCCTGAGTCAAGATAAACAAACCGGCAAAAAGCAACAACAACATTCCATCTACTTGTCTTAAAACTCGTTCGGCCTTGATCCCGCCAATCACCAACAACACCGCTGCCGCAGTCAAGGCCACGGGCCCCAAGGGTAAACCCACCATAAACCCCGCCAACATCAGACCTGCGACCCACAGGCTTTTAGTCAACAATGGCTGTAACAGGCGCAGTTTGGATAAGACCACCACCGGAACTGGTTCCCAGACCCGAATTTCGGGATAGAGCCACCAGAGCCAGGTCAGTTGAATCACGATCCCTAAGATGGCTACAGGCGCTAACTGCCGCGCAAACAGCCCATAACTGATCCCCGACAAAGAACCAATCAAAATATTTTGGGGATTGCCACTCAAGGTTGCCACCGAGCCAATATTAGTCGCACCAGCCAGGGCCAAGAGATAGGGAATTGGGTTCAGGTTTAAGGCCGTGGTCATTGCCAGCACTAAGGGTGTTCCCACCAAAACCAGGGTGTCATTCAGAAAGAAAGCCGACAATAGTCCACTGCCCAAGCTCAACAGCACCAATAGGCCCCAAGGGCTGCGGGTTAAGCCCAGCATTTGTTGTAACACTAGGTTAAAAAAACCACCATAGCCCAGGTAGAGGTTGACGATCATTAAACTGAAGAGGAAAACAATAGTGGTGGGATCAATGGCCTGCCAGGCCTGGGGTAACGTGACCACCCCTAAGCCCATGACCGCTGCTGCCCCCACCAAGGCAATGGCCGCCCGATTTAAGGACAATCCTGGCCACTGCCCCATTGCTAACCCTAAATAGGTGATCCCTAAGACAAGCATGGTTAAACCTGTCTGTAGCCAGGGCATCAGCATTCAGATAGATGACCTTCAGAAGCATTGGGGAGAGCCAGCAAAACGGCCGTGCCCTGACCGGAATCGGGGGGAAAGGGACTTTGGATGGTCAAACTTCCTCCCATTTGGGCGACTAAGTTTTTGGCAATGGCGATCCCTAAACCTGTACCGGGAATCGGGCCCTGGGCCTGTTGTCCCCGATAGCCCCGCTCCCCGAGATGAAGGAGATCCCCGGGGGGAATTCCTGGGCCGGTATCCACAATTAACAAGCCTTGGGTCGTCGCGCTCAGTAGCCGGGTTTGCAGATGAATTTCTCCCCCCAGAGGCGTATATTTACAGGCGTTATCTAAGAGATTACCCACAATATCTTGGAGGGCAATTGGATCAATGAGAGCCGGGGGAAGCTGGGGGGCCCATTCGACCTTTAGGGTAATTTCTGATTCACTGGCTCGGGCTTGGACAGCGGTGAGGAGGGGTTGAATTGTGCCCATTAAATCCGTTGGTCTGAGGTTGAGGGCCGCAGGGGCTAGGCTGAGGCTGGCGGTGGTCACGGGGGCTAATGGGTGCGGGGATGCCTCTAAGGTGGCTTGAAATTGTTCCACTAAGGATTGTAAGCGTTGCCCTTCCTGCCAGATACTTTCCACAATTGGGCGGTTTTTATCCGGGGCCTGGAGGCGTTTGAGGAGGAGTTTTGTCAGAGTTTGCAGGGCCATTAAGGGATTGCGGAACTGGTGAAGTAAATTTCCTAAAACATCCTGTTGCTGCGCCAAACTGGGGGACTGGGCCTGCGATAGCCACTGATGCCGCTGATCCATTACACAGCCAACGGCCAACGTATTTGCCACCTGCTGTAATTGCTCCTCTTCCCAGGCCTGCCAATTTCCCCCCAATCGCCGCACCACCAGCACACCCAAGGGGAGAGATTCATAGATCAACGGCAAAATTAAATGCTCGGACTCCGGGGACATCCGTTGCCAAAACTCAGTCTCTAAACAGGAGGGTGGGGATCCAGAAGCCGGGGGCAGACTGGGTAAGGGCCGATTTGGGGCTGAAATTCCCTCACGACTGGCGGACAAACCCTGCGGTTCTCGAAAATCCACGGACTGGAGTGGCAGGGAGGAGAAGGGTAAAGAGTCGAGATTAGCGGCCTCATTGGCATCAGGATACACCAAGACCGGCAACCAACTGCGGCGATCCCCTGATTCTTCCGTCAGATAGACCCCAAAACTACTAATGCCTAAGTGATTGACCGTTAGCCGGGCCTGGGAACGACAAAGCGCCACATATTCCGGACTAGCGGGCCACAACATTGGGATAACGTCACTTAGAAATGGGATTCAGCTAATTTCGGGTTGACCCCAGCCTCAGGAAACATTCCGGCAAGTTCACCTGTTCCGGTCACATATTCATCCAGGAGGAGCTTTTCCACAGGCAAGAGATCGGGATCGGGATCCATATTTTGCTCTTGGATGGTTTCTTCCACAAGGGCCATCTGCTCTTCGGCTTCCAACAGGGCTGCTTCTAACTCCGAGGTCAATTCTGGGGCAAATTGGTTCTCAGCAGCGTTCAGTTGGGCATAGCGTTGCCGGATATCCTCTAGCTCGGCCTGGAGGCTGGTATTTTCGTTGGCCAACTGTTCTGACAATTCTTTGTAATGTTTGAACGCCAATAGGAATGGAATTAGCTTTTCC harbors:
- a CDS encoding flavin monoamine oxidase family protein, whose translation is MRRQRFLTLLGGGGLGLTLASCWDQAKPLRGATNLDQIWDVIVIGAGVAGLTAARMLQDQAQQVLVLEGRERIGGRVWTDRSLGGLPLDLGASWIHGTEGNPLTAITQAAGILTHPTDYDNITVFDLDGRPLPDQVTTELDQTLQGILATVDQQDLPINQSLQQAINRVLGGQTLNSTQQRRLNYVINTTIEHEVASDIGDLSARYWDESEILPGGDVLFPQGYGQIIQVLAAQPTPLGIESQQIVQAIDYTNPQVVQITTDRQVFQAKAVILTVPLGVLKKGQIRFNPPLPQPKQTAIQRLGMGVLNKAYFRFPQAFWAESDLLGYISAEKGHWCEWLNLYPVLKQPILLGFNAGTYGQYIESLGDAEIIQAGLETLKTIFGPKIPAPTGTLITRWGQDPFSWGAYSHLPPGVSPADYQTLAQPIGQCLFFAGEATQSQYPATVHGALLSGQREAQRILQL
- the recR gene encoding recombination mediator RecR — its product is MSTVYTRPLARLIEQLQRLPGIGPKSAQRLALHLLKRPESEIQALAQALLDAKQQVGVCGVCFHLSAEPVCDICRTPTREDSVICVVADSRDVIAIEKTREYRGKYHVLGGLISPMDGIGPEQLQIHPLIQRASQERVIEVILAINPSIEGETTTLYLGQLLKPFVKVTRIAFGLPVGGDLEYADEMTLAKALEGRRELE
- a CDS encoding alpha/beta hydrolase, with the protein product MRWLSPQFPNVIPTTFKHHSRKLGKLWSWSLGLGVLLGAVASSPAWGADSLTVSLAGITITATTQDLTGFSQTGELPANLAPLGTFLSAGDLAALRSALQQKITFPAEGVSQLFNTPAGQRVLNVLGQFIQTSDGQSGATDLKTALIQSAQSPEGLTVLGVIKEFPDTNIKIDAAQAIPLVNAIFSEISTTKAVINIVNQQSQTALAKSPNLPSTLGDLTAPGPNTWQVQSLTLNHKTANFQFPVTLYVPNISGTIPLVVISPGLGEDLNTFAYLAEHLASYGFGVAIVDHPGSDATRQTEFLAGKIPEEILPQEFINRPQSISITLDYLAQLPTVKFNTQRVGLLGHSFGGYDTWALAGATQDGATLTAACQNPETIIKPSVILDCKVTRLPSPLPNFRDSRIQAAMAINPIGGTIYGSIGFQAIQIPMLVLAGSEDFIAPPLVEQFQPFSQLSSAQKYLVLLNGGTHLSTMGDLPPENSPNALPPFVVGTDPGIARNQLQAVTVAFMQAYINGQPNFQAYLSPAYLAKLSQPQMKATLTQSLTPAQIEAAASPPK
- a CDS encoding transposase family protein, with translation MTALIRPSSNVTIYFQALGDSRAANLLEHKLLDMIGLALCAVICGANSWVEIEADEKTVRHADNWGGKKGAILTSQKNQMVRALAKPAVGVGSTKGDVPPDY
- a CDS encoding NAD-binding protein — its product is MVQSREHFIPAFGQWLREIWPDATVAWELTHHGLYGWITAQNFPEPEALNQQLGDYWISLRSRSGSWPPPPVTLFAAGPDEAFPRWQVRHPPLALQRLHRPLDPGGDTEIPSEMRLANHFIICGLGSLGQYCYDCLQQFATPAFPVQLTAIEVSQPGAWEVQGIADTLGANLMIGDCRQASVLEQAGIGDCRAILLVTSDEATNVAAAIAARRLNPNVHLVVRSARQNLNHLLQEKLGRFVALNPTELPAPSFALAGLGEGTLGLFTINDQQLRVVEQRITATDSRFAGINAHQWSRRQQRLFSIFEPVNNPQTPSRYACFFPASESRIFHQWRPDHILGLGDRLVWAELVSGGVGVQGARSTTGARRKFLRQLLNPWSWEQKLKASWAWLRGEERRWLIVRGLGLGSVLWGISTLLLRFNVPHMTWQKAFFSGFILLLGGFGDVFGGLEPEDIPFWVMAFCLLVTLMALLFILGVLGLVTEQLLQSRFSFLKRRPPLPQAGHVILVGFGRLGQQVADILLTIRQPLVIISDSGENIPPLTIPYLSGDVIQTMEAANLATAKSIILTNEDQMLNLEAALIARDQAQGDLGLVIRTFDQLLSENLGDLLPGARSLCAYALAAEAFAAAALGENVLGLFRLQDRTILVTDYQVTMGDTLLGLGLAEVAYGYGVVPIFYEKQGKTIGDERKQKFFPTDDMILGTGDRLVVLASIQGLQRIEQGKLIPPRLWRLWADAPLSSEVALDAGNILTNISGCHLNQARDFIQSLPGTIELKLYDHQAYRLGQQLSHLLTIRLYPV
- a CDS encoding anion transporter; amino-acid sequence: MPWLQTGLTMLVLGITYLGLAMGQWPGLSLNRAAIALVGAAAVMGLGVVTLPQAWQAIDPTTIVFLFSLMIVNLYLGYGGFFNLVLQQMLGLTRSPWGLLVLLSLGSGLLSAFFLNDTLVLVGTPLVLAMTTALNLNPIPYLLALAGATNIGSVATLSGNPQNILIGSLSGISYGLFARQLAPVAILGIVIQLTWLWWLYPEIRVWEPVPVVVLSKLRLLQPLLTKSLWVAGLMLAGFMVGLPLGPVALTAAAVLLVIGGIKAERVLRQVDGMLLLLFAGLFILTQATRHLNLLESLTPVVANPWGLAGLTVVLSNLISNIPAVLLLAPLIAPDDTQAWLLLATSATLAGNLSLFGSVANLIVVEAARSKGHHLSFREHLRFGLPLTLITVGLAHVWVYNVGIFRGL
- a CDS encoding sensor histidine kinase, whose protein sequence is MLWPASPEYVALCRSQARLTVNHLGISSFGVYLTEESGDRRSWLPVLVYPDANEAANLDSLPFSSLPLQSVDFREPQGLSASREGISAPNRPLPSLPPASGSPPSCLETEFWQRMSPESEHLILPLIYESLPLGVLVVRRLGGNWQAWEEEQLQQVANTLAVGCVMDQRHQWLSQAQSPSLAQQQDVLGNLLHQFRNPLMALQTLTKLLLKRLQAPDKNRPIVESIWQEGQRLQSLVEQFQATLEASPHPLAPVTTASLSLAPAALNLRPTDLMGTIQPLLTAVQARASESEITLKVEWAPQLPPALIDPIALQDIVGNLLDNACKYTPLGGEIHLQTRLLSATTQGLLIVDTGPGIPPGDLLHLGERGYRGQQAQGPIPGTGLGIAIAKNLVAQMGGSLTIQSPFPPDSGQGTAVLLALPNASEGHLSEC